Proteins from a genomic interval of Bacteroidales bacterium:
- a CDS encoding TonB-dependent receptor plug domain-containing protein, whose translation MKHKLILILLIGIFTIGGSYAQNKKRIKKTILKGLVLDTENKPIKEVSVFVDGKNCKILSDDEGRFELKIKSNAKTITLFTPIQGATEIAYEGEEEMVFVLKTVKDIIQNAVEEAKGKENDVTRAAYIKAHNRNINNSKRKANKDTAKDVYHYRNIYEMIQGEVAGVTVSGSTVTIRGVKSLTLSNSPIFVVNGMIVNSVDDISPSQVKSISVLKGGASTAIYGSRGANGVIVITLKTAVDD comes from the coding sequence ATGAAACACAAACTAATTTTAATTCTGTTGATTGGTATTTTTACAATTGGCGGAAGTTATGCACAGAATAAAAAAAGAATAAAAAAAACAATTTTAAAAGGGCTCGTTTTAGATACTGAAAATAAACCTATAAAAGAGGTGTCTGTTTTTGTTGATGGAAAAAACTGCAAAATTTTAAGTGATGATGAAGGGCGTTTTGAACTTAAAATCAAGTCAAACGCTAAAACCATAACTCTTTTTACACCTATACAAGGAGCAACGGAAATTGCCTATGAAGGAGAGGAAGAAATGGTTTTTGTATTAAAGACAGTAAAAGACATTATTCAAAATGCAGTTGAGGAGGCAAAAGGCAAAGAAAATGACGTGACAAGAGCTGCTTATATTAAAGCACATAACCGGAATATTAATAATAGTAAGCGTAAAGCCAATAAAGATACCGCTAAAGATGTATATCACTATCGTAATATTTACGAGATGATTCAAGGCGAGGTTGCCGGTGTTACAGTTAGTGGCAGTACCGTCACTATTAGAGGTGTAAAATCTCTTACATTGAGTAATTCTCCAATTTTTGTTGTAAACGGAATGATAGTTAATAGTGTCGACGATATTTCTCCATCGCAAGTAAAATCCATATCAGTTTTAAAAGGAGGAGCATCTACCGCTATTTACGGTTCGCGTGGTGCTAATGGTGTTATTGTTATAACTCTTAAAACTGCCGTTGACGATTAA
- a CDS encoding TonB-dependent receptor plug domain-containing protein, translated as MKYKLIILLFISAFIVEGVNAQSKKKSKKIVLKALVVDMENNPIRNATVFVDGKKTNIKSDDDGRFQLKVKRDVKTITVFTLFNGVDELEYKGQEKVKFVLSSENLVQKNRLNTSEEDESDLVNVGYGNTHKRNLTNSVGEVDKEQLKNAHFYSNIYDMIKGEVSGVVVNGQSITIRGKSSLTQSSEPLYVVNGSPAYSISDISPNDVKSISILKGASAAIYGSRGANGVIVIVLKTANDR; from the coding sequence ATGAAATACAAACTAATAATTTTATTATTTATTAGTGCCTTTATCGTTGAAGGTGTAAATGCTCAAAGTAAAAAGAAAAGTAAGAAAATAGTATTGAAAGCTTTAGTTGTTGATATGGAGAATAATCCCATACGGAATGCTACTGTTTTTGTTGATGGGAAAAAAACTAATATAAAAAGTGATGATGATGGTAGATTTCAATTAAAAGTAAAACGAGATGTAAAAACCATTACCGTTTTCACTCTTTTTAATGGAGTGGATGAGTTAGAATATAAAGGGCAAGAAAAAGTAAAATTTGTTTTATCCTCAGAAAATTTGGTACAAAAAAATCGTTTAAATACATCTGAAGAAGACGAAAGTGATTTAGTAAATGTTGGCTACGGAAATACTCATAAACGAAATTTAACTAATAGTGTTGGTGAGGTGGACAAAGAACAGTTGAAAAACGCTCATTTTTATTCCAACATTTACGATATGATTAAAGGTGAAGTCTCTGGTGTTGTTGTTAATGGTCAAAGTATAACAATTAGAGGAAAATCCTCTTTAACGCAAAGCAGCGAACCTCTTTATGTTGTTAATGGAAGTCCAGCTTATAGCATTTCTGATATTTCGCCTAACGATGTTAAGTCTATTTCTATACTAAAAGGAGCTTCTGCGGCTATTTACGGTTCGCGTGGAGCTAATGGTGTAATTGTAATTGTCCTTAAAACAGCTAACGATAGGTAA